The following are encoded in a window of Caldalkalibacillus salinus genomic DNA:
- the rnhA gene encoding ribonuclease HI, producing the protein MKEVKIYTDGACSGNPGPGGWAAVLLYGEHRKEIYGGHEHTTNQRMELQAAIEALNALKSPCQVNLYSDSAYMVNCFKQGWYKNWVRNNWKNSKGKPVENQELWKQLLELVDQHDVTFVKVKGHADDELNNRCDELAVAAIPK; encoded by the coding sequence TTGAAGGAAGTTAAAATTTATACTGACGGTGCTTGCTCGGGTAATCCTGGGCCAGGTGGATGGGCGGCCGTGTTATTGTATGGTGAACACCGCAAAGAGATCTACGGAGGACATGAACACACGACCAATCAACGGATGGAACTTCAAGCTGCCATCGAAGCCTTAAATGCACTTAAGTCCCCTTGTCAGGTGAATTTATACAGTGACTCCGCTTATATGGTCAATTGTTTCAAACAAGGCTGGTATAAGAATTGGGTTAGAAATAACTGGAAAAATAGCAAGGGTAAGCCGGTCGAAAATCAAGAACTATGGAAACAGCTACTTGAATTAGTGGATCAGCATGACGTCACATTTGTAAAAGTGAAAGGTCATGCCGATGATGAATTAAATAATCGATGCGACGAATTGGCAGTCGCTGCGATTCCTAAATAA
- the queG gene encoding tRNA epoxyqueuosine(34) reductase QueG, with product MLKLTQEEVSHLKQEIITYGRSIGIDKIGFTTADPFLTLKERLKQHRELGYESGFEESDLDKRTEPKQTLPEAQSIIAIALAYPSKMEEAPKSKKGAYRGILCRSSWGLDYHHILRDKMNQLEAFIKEKVPEVKAESMVDTGALSDRAVAERAGIGWSGKNSAIITPEFGSWVYLGEMLTSIPFEPDEPITESCGSCTKCIDACPTGALVQGGQLDSNKCIAFLTQVKNFVPMEYREKIGNRLYGCDTCQTVCPVNKKKNFTHHPEMTPDPEVAKPLLLPLLDMSKREFRETFGPTSSAWRGKKPIQRNAIIALGHFKDTSAVPKLTELLNHDPRPAIRGTAAWSLGKIKNEEAYEALVDASLMEKDGEVREEIREALDQRASTSREENVSV from the coding sequence ATGCTTAAGCTTACACAGGAAGAAGTCAGTCATCTGAAGCAGGAGATTATCACTTATGGTCGAAGCATAGGGATAGATAAAATAGGTTTCACAACGGCTGATCCTTTTCTCACACTAAAAGAGCGGCTAAAGCAACATCGTGAACTCGGGTACGAATCTGGATTTGAAGAGTCAGATCTAGACAAAAGAACGGAACCAAAGCAAACTCTCCCAGAAGCTCAGTCTATTATTGCTATCGCATTGGCTTACCCTTCCAAGATGGAAGAGGCCCCAAAGTCAAAAAAAGGGGCCTATCGCGGTATTTTGTGTCGTTCCTCATGGGGATTGGATTACCACCATATATTAAGGGATAAGATGAACCAACTTGAAGCCTTTATCAAGGAGAAAGTGCCGGAGGTCAAAGCGGAGTCTATGGTTGATACGGGGGCGTTATCGGACCGTGCCGTCGCTGAAAGGGCTGGTATTGGCTGGAGTGGAAAAAATAGTGCCATTATCACACCAGAGTTCGGCTCTTGGGTTTATCTCGGTGAAATGTTAACGTCCATCCCTTTTGAACCAGATGAACCGATCACAGAGTCCTGCGGCTCATGTACGAAGTGTATTGACGCCTGTCCGACAGGTGCACTAGTTCAAGGGGGACAATTAGATTCTAATAAATGTATTGCCTTTCTCACACAAGTGAAAAACTTTGTCCCAATGGAATATAGAGAAAAAATTGGAAATAGACTTTATGGATGTGACACGTGTCAGACGGTTTGTCCCGTGAACAAAAAGAAAAACTTCACACATCATCCAGAAATGACACCCGATCCTGAAGTGGCGAAACCGCTGTTACTACCGTTACTAGATATGTCAAAGCGTGAGTTTAGAGAGACATTTGGACCAACATCCTCAGCCTGGAGAGGGAAAAAACCTATTCAGCGTAATGCGATCATCGCTCTTGGCCATTTTAAGGATACGAGTGCCGTACCGAAGTTAACGGAACTGTTGAATCATGATCCACGACCAGCGATTAGAGGAACAGCTGCATGGTCGCTTGGCAAAATAAAAAATGAAGAGGCCTATGAAGCCTTAGTGGATGCAAGCCTAATGGAAAAAGACGGAGAAGTCCGGGAAGAAATTCGAGAAGCGTTAGATCAAAGGGCAAGTACGTCCAGAGAGGAGAATGTTTCTGTATGA
- a CDS encoding methylated-DNA--[protein]-cysteine S-methyltransferase: MTRTANLYYSVMESPVGPMTLACTKKGLCRIDYQAGDSVLRNLIRWSRQHFLTDQIQEDDQALQDVKQQLDEYFRGERKSFDYPLELVGTSFQKLVWKTLRNIPYGEVRSYKEIAQMIGSPKAVRAIGGANNKNHIPIIIPCHRVIGSNGALVGYGGGLHIKEHLLEIEGYLPMSSKKA; the protein is encoded by the coding sequence ATGACACGTACAGCCAACCTGTATTACTCAGTGATGGAGTCTCCTGTAGGACCGATGACACTCGCCTGTACAAAGAAAGGTCTATGTCGCATAGATTATCAGGCAGGAGATTCAGTGCTGAGAAACTTGATCAGATGGTCGAGACAACATTTTCTGACTGACCAAATACAGGAAGATGATCAGGCATTACAAGATGTAAAGCAGCAGTTAGACGAGTACTTCCGTGGGGAAAGAAAAAGCTTTGACTATCCATTAGAATTAGTGGGAACGTCGTTTCAGAAGCTTGTATGGAAGACACTGCGTAACATTCCGTACGGAGAAGTTAGAAGCTACAAAGAGATTGCCCAAATGATAGGTTCTCCAAAAGCGGTTCGTGCTATTGGAGGGGCCAATAACAAAAACCATATTCCTATTATCATTCCCTGTCACCGGGTTATTGGATCTAACGGTGCCTTAGTCGGTTACGGTGGTGGCTTGCACATCAAAGAACACCTTCTTGAGATAGAAGGCTATCTTCCTATGAGCAGTAAAAAAGCATAG
- the argC gene encoding N-acetyl-gamma-glutamyl-phosphate reductase yields the protein MKVAVIGATGYSGVELIRLLLNHPHVELTTLISGNKEGDLCADHFPHLKGIVEHSLEALDVAQLVKDVDFVFFATPSGVSRTYMPALTEAGLPCVDLSGDFRLHNPNEYAQWYKQEPADASLLAHAVYGLSEVNQEQIREATLVANPGCYPTSVLLGLVPILESGWVVVDDIVIDGKTGVSGAGRSLNLATHFSETNENVRPYKLGQHQHIPEIEQTLQAYDPSSQITFSTHLIPMTRGIQCSMYLTLKESKTAEDILERYQHYYQSQPFVRICPLGKWPATKEVYGSNYCDIGIHLDARTGKLMIISVIDNVVKGAAGQAIQNMNLMKGWAQETGLKVSPVFP from the coding sequence ATGAAAGTGGCAGTCATCGGCGCGACAGGTTATAGCGGTGTGGAACTTATACGACTTTTACTCAATCATCCACATGTGGAACTGACAACATTGATATCAGGGAATAAGGAAGGGGATTTATGTGCGGATCATTTTCCGCACCTGAAGGGGATTGTAGAGCACTCATTGGAAGCCCTAGACGTTGCCCAACTAGTCAAAGATGTGGATTTCGTATTCTTTGCGACACCCTCTGGCGTGAGTCGTACATACATGCCAGCATTAACCGAAGCAGGCCTCCCATGTGTGGACCTTTCAGGAGATTTTAGACTGCACAACCCGAATGAATATGCACAATGGTACAAACAGGAACCAGCTGACGCATCATTACTCGCCCATGCCGTTTATGGATTGTCTGAAGTGAATCAAGAACAGATCAGGGAGGCGACTCTGGTGGCTAACCCTGGGTGCTACCCTACATCGGTTTTGCTCGGATTGGTTCCTATCTTGGAGAGCGGATGGGTCGTAGTAGATGATATAGTCATCGACGGTAAAACGGGCGTGTCTGGCGCAGGACGTTCTTTGAACTTGGCTACACACTTTTCAGAAACGAATGAAAATGTGCGTCCCTATAAATTAGGCCAGCACCAACATATACCCGAAATTGAACAGACGTTACAGGCGTACGATCCATCATCTCAAATCACGTTTTCAACTCACCTTATTCCGATGACCAGGGGAATCCAATGCAGTATGTACTTGACATTGAAGGAGTCAAAAACGGCTGAGGACATACTTGAACGGTATCAACACTATTATCAATCTCAGCCTTTCGTCCGTATCTGCCCTTTAGGAAAGTGGCCAGCGACGAAAGAGGTGTACGGCTCCAATTATTGTGATATCGGTATTCACTTAGACGCTCGAACCGGAAAGCTCATGATTATTTCTGTAATTGATAATGTCGTCAAAGGCGCGGCAGGGCAAGCGATACAGAATATGAATCTCATGAAGGGTTGGGCACAGGAGACTGGGTTAAAGGTGAGCCCCGTGTTCCCATAA
- the argJ gene encoding bifunctional ornithine acetyltransferase/N-acetylglutamate synthase, with protein sequence MRVLKEGYTIIKDGIGTEVQDTLEQQGISIIPEGSITLPKGYESGGLHCGLKFKRKDIGWIVSHVPAQAAGVYTTNAYQAAPLQVTQESIAQEGKLQAVVVNSANANACTGPEGLEDAYAMRTLTAQQFGVPEHYAAIVSTGVIGERLDMDKVRSGIEEMDQLAHAGVANFEKAILTTDTCTKSVAVQCEIDGQTVSIGGVAKGSGMVHPNMATMLAFITTDANIEQTYLQNALKQATDHTFNRITVDGDTSTNDMVLLLANGEAGNDPLTLSHEQHEVFLQALIYVCEALAKMIARDGEGASKLIEVTVKGAQSEAEAEQIGKAVVGSSLVKTAVYGTDPNWGRIICAVGYSGQTGYNPDHVSVHIGPIEVVHEGRPTSFSEEEAKRVLEHSTVSITVDLHAGTQTATCWGCDLTYDYVRINASYRT encoded by the coding sequence ATGCGTGTGCTCAAAGAAGGTTATACCATCATCAAGGATGGTATCGGTACTGAAGTGCAAGACACACTAGAACAGCAAGGCATAAGCATCATACCTGAAGGAAGTATCACTCTTCCCAAAGGATATGAATCCGGCGGCCTTCATTGTGGATTGAAGTTTAAGCGTAAAGATATTGGGTGGATCGTCAGTCACGTCCCGGCTCAAGCGGCAGGTGTGTATACCACTAATGCGTACCAGGCCGCTCCACTACAGGTCACACAGGAGAGCATAGCACAAGAAGGAAAGCTGCAAGCAGTGGTCGTCAACTCTGCTAACGCCAATGCGTGTACAGGGCCGGAAGGATTAGAAGATGCCTATGCGATGCGGACCTTAACTGCGCAACAGTTTGGTGTACCTGAGCATTATGCAGCGATTGTCTCTACAGGGGTGATCGGTGAACGCTTAGATATGGATAAAGTTAGATCTGGAATCGAAGAAATGGATCAGCTTGCTCATGCAGGGGTGGCCAATTTTGAAAAAGCGATATTGACCACCGATACATGTACCAAATCAGTAGCCGTTCAGTGTGAGATTGATGGCCAAACGGTTTCCATCGGGGGAGTTGCTAAGGGATCAGGTATGGTACACCCTAACATGGCAACGATGTTAGCCTTTATCACAACGGATGCGAATATAGAACAAACCTATTTACAAAATGCGCTTAAGCAAGCGACGGATCACACTTTTAATCGGATTACCGTAGACGGTGATACCAGTACAAATGACATGGTCTTGTTGCTGGCGAACGGCGAAGCGGGGAACGATCCTCTCACTTTAAGTCATGAACAACATGAAGTATTTCTACAGGCGCTGATTTACGTTTGTGAGGCCCTTGCAAAGATGATTGCCCGAGATGGTGAAGGCGCCTCGAAGTTGATTGAAGTCACGGTAAAAGGAGCACAATCGGAAGCTGAAGCGGAGCAGATCGGTAAAGCTGTCGTCGGTTCAAGTTTAGTTAAAACAGCCGTATACGGCACAGACCCTAACTGGGGTAGAATCATTTGCGCTGTAGGCTATAGTGGGCAGACCGGATATAATCCAGATCACGTATCTGTGCATATTGGCCCTATAGAAGTGGTGCATGAAGGGAGACCAACATCCTTCTCGGAGGAAGAAGCTAAGCGCGTGTTAGAACATTCAACGGTCTCAATCACCGTTGATTTACATGCCGGTACACAGACGGCGACTTGCTGGGGATGTGATTTAACATACGACTATGTCCGTATCAACGCTTCGTATCGAACGTAA
- the argB gene encoding acetylglutamate kinase gives METIVFKCGGSILASLPDECYQILTTLHREGICQPIIVHGGGPIITALAEGLGVQTQFVNGLRVTTAEHLDVVEMGLSAKTNKQIVQKLWQEGGKAWGISGVDAQLLTSEQIDPQLGLVGKIVQVKTPIIESMLQQDYIPVISPVALSESLEKHNVNADEAAASIAKALQAKLCFLTDVDGVQTNDGIEHELNATVAQQLIDSEVIYGGMIPKVQSGLQALNHGVEQVCMLNGTQPESISAWLNGEQVGTVFVHKQKEGSVHATNS, from the coding sequence GTGGAGACCATCGTTTTTAAATGTGGGGGGAGTATTTTAGCCTCGTTACCAGATGAGTGTTATCAGATACTTACGACATTACATCGCGAAGGGATTTGCCAACCAATTATTGTCCATGGTGGTGGTCCTATTATTACGGCACTCGCCGAGGGACTTGGTGTACAAACGCAGTTTGTGAACGGTTTGCGCGTCACAACGGCAGAGCACTTGGACGTCGTTGAGATGGGGTTAAGTGCCAAAACGAATAAGCAAATTGTACAGAAATTATGGCAAGAAGGTGGTAAAGCATGGGGAATCAGTGGGGTTGATGCCCAGCTTTTGACCTCCGAGCAGATAGATCCACAGCTAGGATTGGTGGGCAAAATCGTTCAGGTGAAAACCCCGATTATTGAGAGTATGCTACAACAAGATTATATACCTGTCATTTCGCCCGTGGCCTTGTCTGAGTCGTTAGAGAAACATAATGTCAATGCAGACGAAGCAGCTGCATCCATTGCCAAAGCTTTACAAGCCAAACTCTGTTTTCTAACAGATGTAGACGGTGTTCAGACTAACGACGGTATAGAGCATGAATTGAACGCAACGGTGGCTCAACAACTGATAGATTCAGAGGTCATATACGGGGGGATGATTCCCAAGGTACAATCCGGATTGCAGGCTTTAAACCATGGCGTAGAACAAGTATGTATGTTGAACGGGACCCAACCCGAAAGTATATCCGCTTGGTTAAATGGGGAACAGGTTGGAACCGTATTTGTGCACAAGCAAAAGGAGGGAAGCGTTCATGCAACCAACAGCTAA
- a CDS encoding acetylornithine transaminase, with amino-acid sequence MQPTAKSSTGKSSINQYSSGQKTMIHEAQKSQGLSSQSIMATYQRFPLTLVKGEGSYVWDDEGQSYLDFSAGIGTCNLGHVPPFVKEAVEVQLQSLWHCSNLYHIPQQEQLAKKLTAHTLFDQVFFCNSGAEANEAAIKLARKYGHTHKGSQATDIVTFQHSFHGRTMATLSATGQQKVKEGFDPLLPGFQTLPYNDEAALKEVKPEQTCAVFLEMVQGEGGVIPVDPSWLQALQAMCREHDILLIIDEIQTGMGRTGHLFAYEHVDLQPDVITVAKGLGSGFPIGALLAKDEVAQVFQPGSHGSTFGGNPVACAAGLATLETMLEPAFLPQVREKATYLHDRLNQWIQTESDRGRPYFKLRGLGLMLGIVVTPFENEQGQQVNATALIKYMRAQHILVLPAGTNVVRLLPPLTVTYDEIDQLIRGLEQWEGSET; translated from the coding sequence ATGCAACCAACAGCTAAAAGTAGCACAGGAAAGAGTAGCATCAATCAGTACAGCTCAGGCCAAAAAACGATGATACACGAAGCGCAGAAATCGCAAGGTTTGTCTAGTCAATCGATTATGGCAACGTACCAACGTTTTCCACTCACCCTCGTGAAGGGAGAAGGCAGTTACGTGTGGGACGATGAGGGTCAATCGTATTTAGACTTCAGTGCAGGGATTGGGACTTGTAACCTTGGCCATGTCCCTCCATTCGTGAAGGAGGCTGTTGAGGTTCAATTACAATCATTGTGGCATTGCTCAAACTTGTACCATATACCCCAACAAGAACAGCTGGCGAAAAAGTTGACGGCGCACACCCTCTTCGATCAGGTATTTTTCTGTAATAGCGGAGCGGAAGCGAACGAAGCGGCTATTAAACTCGCACGTAAATATGGTCATACACACAAGGGAAGTCAGGCAACAGACATTGTCACATTTCAACACTCATTCCATGGTCGTACGATGGCCACTTTATCAGCCACTGGGCAGCAAAAGGTAAAAGAGGGGTTCGATCCTCTACTGCCCGGATTTCAAACCCTACCTTATAACGATGAGGCTGCTTTAAAAGAGGTTAAGCCAGAGCAAACATGTGCAGTGTTTCTCGAAATGGTGCAGGGAGAAGGGGGCGTCATACCTGTCGATCCATCGTGGTTACAAGCCCTTCAAGCAATGTGTCGTGAACATGACATCCTACTCATCATTGACGAGATTCAAACAGGCATGGGAAGAACAGGGCATCTATTCGCTTACGAGCATGTTGATCTGCAGCCTGACGTCATCACGGTAGCGAAAGGTTTAGGGTCCGGTTTTCCTATCGGCGCTTTACTAGCAAAAGATGAGGTCGCTCAAGTCTTTCAGCCTGGCAGTCATGGTAGTACGTTCGGAGGGAACCCAGTCGCTTGTGCCGCAGGGCTAGCCACTTTAGAAACGATGCTAGAACCCGCTTTTTTACCACAGGTGAGAGAGAAGGCTACTTACCTACATGACCGTCTGAATCAATGGATACAAACAGAGTCCGACCGAGGGCGTCCTTATTTTAAATTGAGAGGCTTAGGCTTAATGTTAGGGATTGTCGTGACCCCTTTTGAAAATGAGCAAGGTCAGCAGGTGAATGCTACCGCATTGATCAAATACATGAGAGCACAACATATCTTAGTGTTACCTGCGGGCACAAACGTTGTGCGCTTACTACCGCCACTCACGGTGACTTATGACGAGATCGACCAATTAATTCGAGGTTTAGAACAATGGGAGGGAAGCGAAACGTGA
- a CDS encoding carbamoyl phosphate synthase small subunit: MNSKKGYLLLENGEVMEGEWLSGDHHVDGEMVFNTSMYGYQEILSDPSYRGQILCFCYPLLGNYGINTHDYESAQFQVSGVILEESSEHFSHYEAKHSLLDQFQRAHIPVLGRVDTRALVKMLRQTGELRGYLTDQKLDEATIKHQLETWQTAPLTSSNRVHEVSVKQPITYEGEGLHIGLIDYGYKKSILKSLQQRGCQVTVFPYTTTYEQVKAVNPDGLLFSNGPGDPMALAAQLADIKKMSIHYPSLGICLGHQLLALAHGASTTKLEYGHRGGNHPVKDVHSGKVYMTAQNHGYVVTEETLSDTPFTLTFRNVNDHTIEGLRHQHYAIQTVQFHPEAHSGPQDTAYIFDQFLQEIQSTGEIGEIEYAAASGHS, from the coding sequence GTGAACAGCAAGAAAGGCTACTTATTACTAGAAAACGGAGAAGTCATGGAAGGCGAATGGCTGAGTGGAGATCATCACGTAGATGGTGAAATGGTCTTTAATACTAGTATGTACGGTTATCAGGAGATACTATCCGATCCCTCCTATCGTGGGCAGATTCTGTGTTTCTGCTATCCACTCTTAGGAAATTATGGGATCAATACTCATGATTATGAAAGTGCCCAATTCCAAGTATCTGGCGTGATACTGGAGGAAAGTAGTGAGCATTTCAGTCATTACGAAGCGAAGCATAGCCTATTAGACCAGTTTCAACGTGCACATATTCCTGTTTTGGGGCGTGTCGATACGAGAGCATTAGTCAAGATGTTGCGTCAGACTGGAGAATTGAGAGGCTATCTAACGGACCAAAAGCTAGACGAAGCCACTATTAAACATCAGCTTGAAACTTGGCAGACGGCGCCTTTGACGAGCAGTAATCGAGTACATGAAGTTTCCGTCAAACAACCGATCACCTATGAAGGTGAGGGCTTACACATTGGACTTATTGATTATGGTTATAAAAAATCTATTTTAAAAAGCTTGCAACAACGCGGGTGTCAGGTGACCGTTTTCCCATATACAACGACTTACGAGCAGGTTAAAGCTGTTAATCCAGACGGGTTGTTATTTAGCAATGGACCCGGAGATCCCATGGCATTAGCGGCACAGTTGGCCGATATTAAGAAAATGAGTATACACTACCCTTCGTTAGGAATATGTCTGGGACATCAATTGTTAGCTTTAGCACACGGCGCGTCAACAACCAAACTAGAATACGGTCACCGGGGTGGGAATCATCCGGTTAAGGATGTACACAGTGGAAAGGTCTATATGACGGCGCAGAACCATGGTTATGTCGTTACAGAGGAGACGTTGAGCGACACGCCATTCACACTCACATTCCGCAACGTGAATGATCACACGATTGAAGGCTTGCGTCATCAACATTATGCCATCCAAACGGTGCAATTTCATCCTGAAGCTCACTCAGGACCACAGGACACCGCTTATATATTTGATCAATTTTTACAAGAGATACAATCGACTGGGGAGATAGGAGAGATAGAATATGCCGCTGCATCAGGACATTCGTAA